In a genomic window of Methylovirgula sp. 4M-Z18:
- a CDS encoding glutamine amidotransferase: MIVLHQEHSTAGRVGFLLRRMGFDLDIRRPRFGDTLPTDMADHAGAVVFGGPMSANDEDGYIRNEIDWLAKPLREDKPFLGLCLGAQMLTRHLGARVYKHTDGRIEAGYYPIAPHAAAHHVTAQEGAPFPAYVYQWHSEGFDLPRGATLLAEGDEFPIQAYRCGRNAYALQFHPEVTYAMICRWTTRGAERLANLGAQPPAAHFAGWYQYDAIVGRWIKEFLKVWLEPAT, translated from the coding sequence TTGATCGTCCTGCATCAGGAACATTCGACGGCTGGCCGCGTCGGTTTCCTGCTGCGCCGGATGGGTTTCGATCTCGACATCCGCCGGCCCCGATTCGGCGACACGCTGCCGACGGATATGGCGGACCACGCGGGTGCGGTGGTGTTTGGCGGGCCGATGAGCGCCAATGACGAAGACGGCTATATCCGCAACGAGATCGATTGGCTCGCCAAGCCCTTGCGCGAGGACAAACCGTTCTTAGGGCTTTGCCTCGGCGCGCAGATGCTGACGCGGCATCTCGGGGCACGGGTATATAAGCATACTGACGGCCGGATCGAGGCCGGCTATTATCCCATCGCGCCGCATGCCGCCGCCCATCACGTGACGGCGCAAGAGGGTGCGCCCTTTCCTGCCTATGTGTATCAGTGGCATAGCGAAGGCTTCGACCTGCCGCGTGGCGCCACCTTGCTGGCCGAAGGCGACGAATTCCCGATTCAGGCCTATCGCTGCGGCCGAAATGCCTATGCGCTGCAATTTCATCCGGAAGTCACCTATGCGATGATCTGCCGCTGGACCACGCGCGGCGCCGAACGGCTCGCAAATTTGGGCGCGCAACCGCCCGCAGCCCATTTCGCCGGCTGGTATCAATACGACGCCATCGTCGGGCGTTGGATCAAGGAATTCCTGAAAGTTTGGCTCGAACCGGCTACCTGA
- the mtgA gene encoding monofunctional biosynthetic peptidoglycan transglycosylase produces the protein MAKFLRFLRLLFRLLVLAGFAYGIAVGVMLFVWREVPPVSVLMLGRWALLEPVDRVWVPLDRISGHLPAAVLMSEDGQFCYHHGVDWDALNEVITQAGERGPKRGASTVPMQTARNLFLGTWRSAIRKGIEIPEALALDALWPKRRIIEVYLNIAEWGDGIYGAEAAAQHYFGKSAKSLTLREAALMATALPNPKLRNPAHPTPHQRALASIIVRRAAVADQWLDCIR, from the coding sequence TTTGTTCCGTCTCCTGGTGCTTGCCGGCTTCGCCTACGGCATTGCCGTGGGGGTGATGTTGTTCGTGTGGCGCGAGGTGCCGCCGGTTTCCGTGCTCATGCTTGGCCGCTGGGCCCTGTTGGAGCCGGTGGACCGGGTTTGGGTGCCGCTCGACCGCATCTCCGGCCATCTGCCCGCTGCGGTGCTGATGTCGGAGGACGGCCAGTTCTGCTATCATCACGGCGTCGATTGGGATGCGCTGAACGAGGTGATCACCCAGGCCGGCGAGAGGGGGCCGAAGCGCGGCGCCTCGACCGTGCCGATGCAGACGGCGCGCAATCTCTTTCTCGGCACGTGGCGCTCCGCGATCCGCAAGGGCATCGAGATCCCCGAGGCTTTGGCGCTCGACGCCTTGTGGCCGAAGCGGCGGATCATCGAAGTCTATCTCAACATTGCCGAATGGGGCGACGGCATTTACGGCGCCGAGGCGGCGGCGCAGCATTATTTCGGCAAGAGCGCTAAATCGCTGACCTTGCGCGAAGCGGCGCTGATGGCGACCGCCCTGCCCAACCCGAAATTGCGCAACCCCGCCCATCCGACGCCGCATCAACGGGCGCTGGCCTCGATCATCGTCCGCCGCGCGGCGGTTGCCGATCAATGGCTCGATTGCATCAGGTAG